One genomic segment of Stigmatopora argus isolate UIUO_Sarg chromosome 1, RoL_Sarg_1.0, whole genome shotgun sequence includes these proteins:
- the rgs19 gene encoding regulator of G-protein signaling 19 isoform X2, whose product MCLRTRRGCRPPDLLNAKIYTGPIPAEREGELAMVVGLSETSPLGQGHNTTQNSQRPSACCFCWCCCCSCSWNEDERRRRRRKRISQDNTMKPIPNCEACAKPSVEEMQLWSQSFDKLMRNPAGRNVFREFLRTEYSEENMLFWLACEDLKQQISKNNIEEKVRSIYEEYVSILSPKEVSLDARVREVINRKMQDPTPHTFEDAQLQIYTLMHRDSYPRFLSSNIYKSLLHGNSCGSLEP is encoded by the exons TACACAGGTCCAATCCCGGCCGAGCGAGAGGGTGAACTGGCCATGGTGGTGGGTCTCAGCGAAACCTCGCCGCTGGGTCAAGGCCATAATACAACCCAGAATTCCCAGCGGCCGAGCGCCTGCTGTTTCTGCTGGTGTTGCTGTTGCAGCTGCTCATG GAATGAAGATGAGAGGCGGAGGCGTCGAAGGAAGAGGATATCACAGGACAACACGATGAAACCAATCCCAAACTGTGAAGCTTG TGCCAAACCATCTGTGGAGGAAATGCAGCTCTGGTCTCAGTCTTTTGACAAGCTGATGAGGAACCCGGCGGGACGCAATGTTTTTCGGGAGTTTTTGCGCACAGAGTACAGTGAAGAGAACATGCTGTTCTGGCTGGCCTGTGAAGATCTCAAACAACAAATTAGCAAGAACAACATTGAGGAGAAGGTGCGCTCCATCTATGAGGAATACGTTTCGATACTGTCGCCAAAAGAG GTGAGCCTGGACGCTCGCGTAAGGGAAGTGATCAATAGAAAAATGCAGGACCCGACGCCTCACACTTTTGAGGACGCCCAGTTGCAGATCTACACACTGATGCACAGGGACTCCTATCCACGATTCCTCTCCTCCAACATCTACAAGTCACTCCTTCACGGCAACTCGTGCGGCTCCCTCGAGCCCTAG
- the rgs19 gene encoding regulator of G-protein signaling 19 isoform X4 has product MTDMLYTGPIPAEREGELAMVVGLSETSPLGQGHNTTQNSQRPSACCFCWCCCCSCSWNEDERRRRRRKRISQDNTMKPIPNCEACAKPSVEEMQLWSQSFDKLMRNPAGRNVFREFLRTEYSEENMLFWLACEDLKQQISKNNIEEKVRSIYEEYVSILSPKEVSLDARVREVINRKMQDPTPHTFEDAQLQIYTLMHRDSYPRFLSSNIYKSLLHGNSCGSLEP; this is encoded by the exons TACACAGGTCCAATCCCGGCCGAGCGAGAGGGTGAACTGGCCATGGTGGTGGGTCTCAGCGAAACCTCGCCGCTGGGTCAAGGCCATAATACAACCCAGAATTCCCAGCGGCCGAGCGCCTGCTGTTTCTGCTGGTGTTGCTGTTGCAGCTGCTCATG GAATGAAGATGAGAGGCGGAGGCGTCGAAGGAAGAGGATATCACAGGACAACACGATGAAACCAATCCCAAACTGTGAAGCTTG TGCCAAACCATCTGTGGAGGAAATGCAGCTCTGGTCTCAGTCTTTTGACAAGCTGATGAGGAACCCGGCGGGACGCAATGTTTTTCGGGAGTTTTTGCGCACAGAGTACAGTGAAGAGAACATGCTGTTCTGGCTGGCCTGTGAAGATCTCAAACAACAAATTAGCAAGAACAACATTGAGGAGAAGGTGCGCTCCATCTATGAGGAATACGTTTCGATACTGTCGCCAAAAGAG GTGAGCCTGGACGCTCGCGTAAGGGAAGTGATCAATAGAAAAATGCAGGACCCGACGCCTCACACTTTTGAGGACGCCCAGTTGCAGATCTACACACTGATGCACAGGGACTCCTATCCACGATTCCTCTCCTCCAACATCTACAAGTCACTCCTTCACGGCAACTCGTGCGGCTCCCTCGAGCCCTAG
- the rgs19 gene encoding regulator of G-protein signaling 19 isoform X3 yields the protein MTDMLYTGPIPAEREGELAMVVGLSETSPLGQGHNTTQNSQRPSACCFCWCCCCSCSCLTIRNEDERRRRRRKRISQDNTMKPIPNCEACAKPSVEEMQLWSQSFDKLMRNPAGRNVFREFLRTEYSEENMLFWLACEDLKQQISKNNIEEKVRSIYEEYVSILSPKEVSLDARVREVINRKMQDPTPHTFEDAQLQIYTLMHRDSYPRFLSSNIYKSLLHGNSCGSLEP from the exons TACACAGGTCCAATCCCGGCCGAGCGAGAGGGTGAACTGGCCATGGTGGTGGGTCTCAGCGAAACCTCGCCGCTGGGTCAAGGCCATAATACAACCCAGAATTCCCAGCGGCCGAGCGCCTGCTGTTTCTGCTGGTGTTGCTGTTGCAGCTGCTCATG TCTTACCATCAGGAATGAAGATGAGAGGCGGAGGCGTCGAAGGAAGAGGATATCACAGGACAACACGATGAAACCAATCCCAAACTGTGAAGCTTG TGCCAAACCATCTGTGGAGGAAATGCAGCTCTGGTCTCAGTCTTTTGACAAGCTGATGAGGAACCCGGCGGGACGCAATGTTTTTCGGGAGTTTTTGCGCACAGAGTACAGTGAAGAGAACATGCTGTTCTGGCTGGCCTGTGAAGATCTCAAACAACAAATTAGCAAGAACAACATTGAGGAGAAGGTGCGCTCCATCTATGAGGAATACGTTTCGATACTGTCGCCAAAAGAG GTGAGCCTGGACGCTCGCGTAAGGGAAGTGATCAATAGAAAAATGCAGGACCCGACGCCTCACACTTTTGAGGACGCCCAGTTGCAGATCTACACACTGATGCACAGGGACTCCTATCCACGATTCCTCTCCTCCAACATCTACAAGTCACTCCTTCACGGCAACTCGTGCGGCTCCCTCGAGCCCTAG
- the rgs19 gene encoding regulator of G-protein signaling 19 isoform X1, translating into MCLRTRRGCRPPDLLNAKIYTGPIPAEREGELAMVVGLSETSPLGQGHNTTQNSQRPSACCFCWCCCCSCSCLTIRNEDERRRRRRKRISQDNTMKPIPNCEACAKPSVEEMQLWSQSFDKLMRNPAGRNVFREFLRTEYSEENMLFWLACEDLKQQISKNNIEEKVRSIYEEYVSILSPKEVSLDARVREVINRKMQDPTPHTFEDAQLQIYTLMHRDSYPRFLSSNIYKSLLHGNSCGSLEP; encoded by the exons TACACAGGTCCAATCCCGGCCGAGCGAGAGGGTGAACTGGCCATGGTGGTGGGTCTCAGCGAAACCTCGCCGCTGGGTCAAGGCCATAATACAACCCAGAATTCCCAGCGGCCGAGCGCCTGCTGTTTCTGCTGGTGTTGCTGTTGCAGCTGCTCATG TCTTACCATCAGGAATGAAGATGAGAGGCGGAGGCGTCGAAGGAAGAGGATATCACAGGACAACACGATGAAACCAATCCCAAACTGTGAAGCTTG TGCCAAACCATCTGTGGAGGAAATGCAGCTCTGGTCTCAGTCTTTTGACAAGCTGATGAGGAACCCGGCGGGACGCAATGTTTTTCGGGAGTTTTTGCGCACAGAGTACAGTGAAGAGAACATGCTGTTCTGGCTGGCCTGTGAAGATCTCAAACAACAAATTAGCAAGAACAACATTGAGGAGAAGGTGCGCTCCATCTATGAGGAATACGTTTCGATACTGTCGCCAAAAGAG GTGAGCCTGGACGCTCGCGTAAGGGAAGTGATCAATAGAAAAATGCAGGACCCGACGCCTCACACTTTTGAGGACGCCCAGTTGCAGATCTACACACTGATGCACAGGGACTCCTATCCACGATTCCTCTCCTCCAACATCTACAAGTCACTCCTTCACGGCAACTCGTGCGGCTCCCTCGAGCCCTAG
- the rgs19 gene encoding regulator of G-protein signaling 19 isoform X5, translated as MVVGLSETSPLGQGHNTTQNSQRPSACCFCWCCCCSCSCLTIRNEDERRRRRRKRISQDNTMKPIPNCEACAKPSVEEMQLWSQSFDKLMRNPAGRNVFREFLRTEYSEENMLFWLACEDLKQQISKNNIEEKVRSIYEEYVSILSPKEVSLDARVREVINRKMQDPTPHTFEDAQLQIYTLMHRDSYPRFLSSNIYKSLLHGNSCGSLEP; from the exons ATGGTGGTGGGTCTCAGCGAAACCTCGCCGCTGGGTCAAGGCCATAATACAACCCAGAATTCCCAGCGGCCGAGCGCCTGCTGTTTCTGCTGGTGTTGCTGTTGCAGCTGCTCATG TCTTACCATCAGGAATGAAGATGAGAGGCGGAGGCGTCGAAGGAAGAGGATATCACAGGACAACACGATGAAACCAATCCCAAACTGTGAAGCTTG TGCCAAACCATCTGTGGAGGAAATGCAGCTCTGGTCTCAGTCTTTTGACAAGCTGATGAGGAACCCGGCGGGACGCAATGTTTTTCGGGAGTTTTTGCGCACAGAGTACAGTGAAGAGAACATGCTGTTCTGGCTGGCCTGTGAAGATCTCAAACAACAAATTAGCAAGAACAACATTGAGGAGAAGGTGCGCTCCATCTATGAGGAATACGTTTCGATACTGTCGCCAAAAGAG GTGAGCCTGGACGCTCGCGTAAGGGAAGTGATCAATAGAAAAATGCAGGACCCGACGCCTCACACTTTTGAGGACGCCCAGTTGCAGATCTACACACTGATGCACAGGGACTCCTATCCACGATTCCTCTCCTCCAACATCTACAAGTCACTCCTTCACGGCAACTCGTGCGGCTCCCTCGAGCCCTAG